One Bradyrhizobium sp. ISRA464 genomic window carries:
- the thrC gene encoding threonine synthase, whose translation MTRYISTRGEAPSLGFCDVMLTGLARDGGLYVPETWPQLTPETIASFFGRPYWEVAVEIIRPFAAGEISDADLGRMANEAYATFRHPAVVPLDQIGPNQFLLELFHGPTLAFKDVAMQLISRLMDHVLAKRAERTTIVVATSGDTGGAAVEAFAGLDNVDLVVLFPNGRISDVQRRMMTTTGAANVHALAIEGTFDDCQAIVKAMFNNHRFRDAVALSGVNSINWARIVAQVVYYFTSAVALGSPQRTVDFTVPTGNFGDIFAGYVAKRMGLPIRWLRIAANVNDILPRTLKTGNYEVREVHATTSPSMDIQVSSNFERLLFEASGRDADSVRRLMASLKQSGRFVLPDATLAAVRRDFDAGRADETETAAAIRAAWREAGDLVDPHTAVALAVADRDTSDSNIPNIVLSTAHAAKFPDAVEAACGVRPHLPAWLGGLMTKPEQMTVMKNDAAEVERFVLSVSRAAKQGAIG comes from the coding sequence TTGACGCGGTATATTTCAACCAGGGGCGAAGCCCCGAGTTTGGGCTTCTGCGATGTGATGCTGACCGGGCTCGCCCGGGACGGCGGGCTTTACGTGCCCGAGACCTGGCCGCAGCTCACACCCGAGACCATCGCTTCCTTCTTCGGCCGGCCCTATTGGGAGGTCGCGGTCGAAATCATCCGTCCGTTTGCCGCCGGCGAGATTTCGGATGCCGATCTCGGCCGCATGGCGAACGAGGCTTACGCCACCTTCCGCCACCCCGCGGTGGTGCCGCTCGACCAGATCGGGCCGAACCAATTCCTGCTCGAGCTGTTCCACGGACCGACGCTGGCGTTCAAGGACGTCGCGATGCAGCTGATCTCGCGGCTGATGGATCACGTGCTCGCCAAGCGCGCGGAGCGCACCACCATCGTGGTCGCGACCTCGGGCGATACCGGCGGCGCCGCCGTCGAGGCGTTTGCCGGTCTCGACAATGTCGACCTCGTCGTGCTGTTCCCGAACGGGCGCATCTCCGACGTGCAGCGGCGCATGATGACGACGACGGGCGCCGCCAACGTGCACGCGCTCGCGATCGAGGGCACCTTCGACGATTGCCAGGCGATCGTGAAGGCGATGTTCAACAATCACCGCTTCCGCGACGCGGTGGCGCTGTCGGGCGTCAATTCGATCAACTGGGCGCGCATCGTGGCGCAGGTGGTCTACTACTTCACCTCGGCGGTCGCGCTCGGCTCGCCGCAGCGCACGGTCGACTTCACCGTGCCGACCGGCAATTTCGGCGACATCTTCGCCGGCTATGTGGCGAAGCGGATGGGACTGCCGATCCGCTGGCTGCGCATCGCCGCCAACGTCAACGACATCCTGCCGCGCACGCTGAAGACCGGCAATTATGAGGTGCGCGAGGTTCACGCCACGACGTCGCCGTCGATGGACATCCAGGTGTCCTCGAATTTCGAGCGGCTGCTGTTCGAGGCGAGCGGCCGCGACGCCGACAGCGTTCGGCGCCTGATGGCCTCGCTCAAGCAGTCCGGCCGTTTCGTGCTGCCGGATGCGACGCTTGCCGCCGTGCGCCGCGATTTCGACGCGGGCCGCGCCGACGAAACCGAGACGGCGGCGGCGATCCGCGCCGCCTGGCGCGAGGCGGGCGATCTGGTCGATCCCCACACCGCGGTCGCGCTTGCGGTCGCCGACCGCGACACCTCGGACTCGAATATCCCGAACATCGTGCTGTCGACCGCGCATGCGGCGAAATTCCCCGACGCGGTCGAGGCCGCCTGTGGGGTGCGCCCGCATCTGCCGGCCTGGCTCGGCGGCCTGATGACCAAACCCGAACAGATGACTGTCATGAAGAACGATGCCGCCGAGGTCGAGCGCTTCGTGCTGTCGGTCAGCCGTGCCGCCAAGCAGGGAGCTATCGGATGA
- a CDS encoding pitrilysin family protein — protein sequence MSVEVTKLPSGLTIVTDTMPHLETASLGVWAGVGGRDEKPNEHGISHLLEHMAFKGTARRSSREIVEEIEAVGGDLNAGTSTETTAYYARVMKADVPLALDVLADILANPSFVPDELEREKSVIVQEIGAAQDTPDDVVFEHLNELCYPDQPMGRSLLGTAKTLKSFNRDMLRGYLSTHYRAPDMVVAAAGAVDHKRIVEDVAQKFAGFDATPAPKPQAAMFGKGGSRVVHRELEQAHLTLALEGVPQTDLSLFSLQVFTNVLGGGMSSRLFQEVREKRGLCYSIYTFHAPYTDTGFFGLYTGTDPADAPEMMEVVVDVINDAVETLTEAEVARAKAQMKAGLLMALESCSARAEQLARHVLAYGRPQTVEELVTRIDAVSVESTRNAARALLSRSRPAVVALGSGRGLDTAVSFAEGLTKSKAKTLLH from the coding sequence ATGAGCGTTGAAGTCACCAAACTTCCGAGCGGCCTGACCATCGTCACCGACACCATGCCGCATCTGGAAACCGCCTCGCTCGGCGTGTGGGCCGGCGTCGGCGGCCGCGACGAGAAGCCGAACGAGCACGGCATCTCGCATCTGCTCGAGCACATGGCGTTCAAGGGCACCGCACGGCGCTCCTCGCGCGAGATCGTCGAGGAGATCGAGGCGGTCGGCGGCGACCTCAATGCCGGGACCTCGACCGAGACCACCGCCTATTATGCGAGGGTGATGAAGGCCGACGTGCCGCTGGCGCTCGACGTGCTCGCCGACATTCTCGCCAACCCGTCCTTCGTGCCTGATGAGCTCGAGCGCGAGAAGAGCGTGATCGTGCAGGAGATCGGTGCGGCGCAGGATACGCCCGACGATGTCGTGTTCGAGCACCTCAACGAGCTCTGCTATCCGGACCAGCCGATGGGCCGCTCGCTGCTCGGAACCGCCAAGACGCTGAAGAGCTTCAACCGCGACATGCTGCGCGGCTATCTCTCCACGCATTACCGCGCGCCCGACATGGTGGTGGCCGCCGCCGGCGCCGTCGACCACAAGCGCATCGTCGAGGACGTCGCGCAGAAGTTCGCCGGCTTCGACGCCACGCCGGCACCGAAGCCGCAGGCGGCGATGTTCGGCAAGGGCGGATCGCGCGTGGTGCATCGCGAGCTCGAGCAGGCGCATCTGACGCTGGCGCTCGAGGGCGTGCCGCAGACCGACCTGTCGCTGTTCTCGCTGCAGGTGTTCACCAACGTGTTGGGCGGCGGGATGTCGTCGCGGCTGTTCCAGGAGGTACGCGAGAAGCGCGGGCTGTGCTACTCGATCTATACGTTCCACGCGCCCTACACCGACACCGGCTTCTTCGGCCTCTACACCGGGACCGATCCCGCCGACGCGCCTGAAATGATGGAGGTCGTCGTCGACGTCATCAACGACGCCGTGGAGACGTTGACCGAGGCCGAGGTGGCGCGCGCCAAGGCGCAGATGAAGGCCGGCCTGCTGATGGCGCTGGAAAGCTGCTCGGCCCGGGCCGAACAATTGGCCCGCCATGTGCTGGCCTATGGCCGGCCGCAGACCGTGGAGGAGCTGGTGACGCGGATCGATGCCGTCAGCGTCGAATCGACCCGCAACGCGGCCCGCGCGCTGCTGTCGCGCAGCCGCCCTGCGGTTGTTGCATTGGGCAGCGGCAGGGGTCTGGACACGGCGGTATCTTTCGCGGAAGGATTGACGAAGTCGAAGGCAAAGACGCTGCTACATTAG
- a CDS encoding GNAT family protein has protein sequence MALFRLPSSGPAALMPRGHGLLLRAPQMSDFPQWAQLREFSRAYLTPWEPIWPSDDLTRSGFRRRLRRYAEDIATDRSYPFIIFRESDGVMIGGITLANVRRGIVQAGTIGYWVGQPYAHRGYMTTALRVLLPSLFGELNLHRIEAACIPSNAPSIRVLEKCGFTREGLARRYLCINGIWQDHLLFGLLHEDFRG, from the coding sequence ATGGCCCTGTTTCGTTTGCCATCCAGCGGGCCGGCCGCGCTGATGCCGCGCGGCCACGGGCTGCTGCTGCGGGCGCCGCAGATGTCGGATTTCCCGCAATGGGCGCAATTGCGGGAATTCAGCCGGGCCTATCTGACGCCCTGGGAGCCGATCTGGCCCTCCGACGATCTGACCCGTTCGGGCTTCCGCCGCCGGCTGCGCCGCTACGCCGAGGACATCGCCACCGACCGCTCCTACCCGTTCATCATCTTCCGCGAATCGGACGGGGTGATGATCGGCGGCATCACGCTTGCCAATGTCCGACGCGGCATCGTCCAGGCCGGGACCATCGGCTATTGGGTCGGCCAGCCCTATGCGCACCGCGGCTACATGACCACCGCGCTGCGGGTGCTGCTGCCGTCGCTGTTCGGCGAGCTCAACCTGCACCGCATCGAGGCGGCCTGCATCCCCTCCAACGCGCCGTCGATCCGGGTGCTGGAGAAGTGCGGCTTCACCCGCGAGGGCCTGGCGCGGCGCTATTTGTGCATCAACGGGATCTGGCAGGACCACCTGCTGTTCGGCCTGCTGCACGAGGATTTCCGCGGTTGA
- a CDS encoding ATP F0F1 synthase subunit B (Produces ATP from ADP in the presence of a proton gradient across the membrane. Subunit B is part of the membrane proton channel.) produces MLYEPETWVAVAFVIMMIVFGYFGVHRTLLTALDHRAERIKAELEDARRLKEEAAKLLGEYKARRTSAEREAEEIIASAKAEAERIAAEAKTKMEDFVARRTKTAENKIAQAEAQALADVRAAAANAAVTAASTILSQSVKGSVADDLVSKGIAEVRSKLN; encoded by the coding sequence ATGCTCTACGAACCGGAAACCTGGGTTGCGGTCGCGTTCGTCATCATGATGATCGTGTTCGGCTATTTCGGTGTCCATCGCACACTGCTGACGGCGCTCGACCACCGCGCCGAACGCATCAAGGCCGAGCTCGAAGACGCCCGCCGTCTGAAGGAGGAGGCCGCCAAGCTGCTCGGCGAGTACAAGGCCCGCCGGACCAGCGCGGAGCGCGAGGCCGAGGAGATCATCGCCAGCGCCAAGGCCGAAGCCGAGCGAATCGCGGCCGAGGCCAAGACCAAGATGGAAGATTTTGTTGCGCGGCGGACCAAGACCGCCGAGAACAAGATCGCCCAGGCCGAGGCCCAGGCCCTGGCCGATGTCCGCGCCGCCGCAGCGAACGCTGCGGTCACCGCCGCCTCGACCATCCTGTCGCAGTCGGTCAAGGGCTCGGTCGCCGACGACCTCGTCAGCAAGGGCATCGCGGAAGTCCGCTCCAAGCTGAACTGA
- a CDS encoding F0F1 ATP synthase subunit B, translating into MAESHGEAKGQNAGAHTEADGGHHGGAFPPFDTSNFPSQLVSLAIAFVALYLIVSRIALPRVGGTIDARQNKIEGDLAAAQKLKDESDAALKAYESELANARARAQAIGNETREKLSAASEAERKALEGKLAVKLADAEKQIAATRASAMSNVRGIAADAAGAIVQRLAGVTPDANAVNSAVDASLKG; encoded by the coding sequence ATGGCTGAGAGTCATGGCGAGGCAAAAGGCCAGAATGCCGGCGCCCACACCGAGGCCGATGGCGGACATCACGGCGGAGCTTTTCCGCCCTTCGATACCTCCAATTTCCCCTCGCAGTTGGTGTCGCTGGCGATTGCATTCGTCGCGCTCTATCTGATCGTGTCGCGTATCGCCCTGCCGCGCGTTGGCGGGACGATCGATGCACGCCAGAACAAGATCGAGGGCGACCTGGCCGCGGCGCAGAAGCTGAAGGACGAGTCCGACGCTGCGTTGAAGGCCTATGAGAGCGAACTGGCCAACGCCCGCGCCCGCGCGCAGGCGATCGGCAACGAGACCCGCGAGAAGCTGAGCGCGGCCTCCGAAGCCGAACGCAAGGCGCTGGAAGGCAAACTGGCGGTGAAGCTTGCCGACGCCGAGAAGCAGATCGCGGCAACCCGGGCGAGCGCCATGAGCAACGTCCGCGGGATTGCGGCGGATGCGGCAGGCGCCATCGTCCAGCGGCTGGCCGGCGTGACGCCGGACGCGAATGCGGTCAACAGCGCCGTCGACGCTTCGCTGAAGGGATAG
- a CDS encoding F0F1 ATP synthase subunit C produces the protein MEPAAAKLIGAGIACIGMGGAGVGVGIIFGNYLAAAVRNPSAAQGQFGNLIFGFAVTEALGIFSLLIALLLLFVPL, from the coding sequence ATGGAACCGGCAGCAGCTAAACTTATCGGCGCGGGCATCGCGTGCATCGGCATGGGCGGTGCGGGCGTCGGTGTGGGCATCATCTTCGGCAACTACCTCGCCGCTGCTGTCCGCAACCCGTCGGCCGCGCAGGGCCAGTTCGGCAACCTGATCTTCGGCTTCGCCGTGACCGAAGCGCTCGGCATCTTCTCGCTGCTGATCGCGCTGCTTCTGCTGTTCGTTCCGCTCTGA
- a CDS encoding F0F1 ATP synthase subunit A — translation MKIDPIHQFNIEPLFTLGHIGNHAIAFTNSSLFMFIAVLLTVLLMLATGREMVPGRLQSIAEISYEFVASTIRGNAGAEGMKFFPLIFSIFMFLCVSNLVGIIPYSFTVASHLIVTFALAIMVFLTVLIYGLYKNGLKFFKIFVPSGIPIYILPLVIFIEVLSFFLRPVSHSVRLFANMLAGHIALKVFAGFVAMLGFSLGALGWVGGVLPLALTIALYALEILVAFLQAYVFAILTVIYLNDAIHPGH, via the coding sequence ATGAAAATCGACCCGATCCATCAGTTCAACATCGAGCCCCTCTTCACGCTCGGCCACATCGGCAATCACGCGATCGCCTTCACCAATTCGTCCCTCTTTATGTTCATCGCGGTTCTCTTGACCGTGCTGCTGATGCTGGCAACCGGCCGCGAGATGGTTCCGGGACGGCTGCAGTCGATCGCCGAAATTTCCTACGAATTCGTCGCCTCGACCATCCGCGGCAATGCCGGCGCGGAAGGCATGAAGTTCTTCCCGCTGATCTTCTCGATCTTCATGTTCCTCTGCGTCTCGAACCTGGTCGGCATCATCCCCTACAGCTTCACGGTCGCGAGCCACCTGATCGTCACCTTTGCGCTGGCGATCATGGTGTTCCTCACGGTCCTGATCTACGGCCTCTACAAGAACGGCCTGAAATTCTTCAAGATCTTCGTTCCCTCCGGCATCCCGATCTACATCCTGCCGCTGGTCATATTCATCGAGGTCCTGTCGTTCTTCCTGCGCCCGGTCTCGCACAGCGTGCGACTGTTCGCCAACATGCTGGCCGGCCACATCGCGTTGAAGGTGTTCGCGGGCTTCGTCGCGATGCTCGGCTTCTCGCTGGGCGCGCTCGGCTGGGTCGGCGGCGTGCTGCCGCTCGCACTCACGATTGCGCTGTACGCCCTCGAAATCCTGGTCGCGTTCCTGCAGGCCTACGTGTTCGCGATCCTGACCGTCATCTACCTCAACGACGCCATTCATCCGGGACACTAA
- a CDS encoding AtpZ/AtpI family protein: protein MAENTNHGANGNRDQSPPDEAALSARLGSLDQRLSEIRDSRKSKTDQSGTEGGDSAARASAMALGFRLSSELIAGVVVGAAIGWGIDHWLSTSPFGFIVFMLLGFVAGVVNVVRSAGVASGKR, encoded by the coding sequence ATGGCTGAGAACACTAACCACGGCGCAAATGGAAATCGCGATCAATCGCCTCCCGACGAAGCTGCGCTTTCCGCAAGGCTCGGAAGTCTCGATCAACGGTTGTCTGAAATTCGTGACAGCCGGAAGAGCAAGACTGATCAATCCGGTACTGAAGGCGGGGACAGTGCGGCCAGAGCTTCGGCGATGGCGCTCGGTTTTCGTCTTTCCTCGGAGCTGATCGCGGGCGTTGTCGTCGGGGCGGCGATTGGCTGGGGAATCGACCATTGGCTGTCGACATCGCCATTCGGCTTCATCGTGTTCATGCTGCTCGGCTTCGTCGCCGGCGTGGTCAACGTGGTGAGGTCTGCGGGCGTGGCCTCGGGCAAGCGTTGA
- a CDS encoding 2-hydroxychromene-2-carboxylate isomerase, translating to MPRQIDYYFSLQSPWAYIGHRPFVELVSAYNLKVNYRPVLLIDLFSETGGLPLAQRHPVRQRYRMIELQRWRDKRGLNFHLQPANWPFNPRLADGVVIAALEVGLDPQPYLQRAYPAVWELQLNLADPATLVKLADDAGLPGQQLVERAGTEAISAAYEQNRQDALSADVFGSPGYVLDGEVFWGQDRIELLEDALKSGRRPYSSNVEA from the coding sequence ATGCCACGCCAGATCGACTACTACTTCTCGCTGCAATCGCCGTGGGCCTATATCGGCCATCGGCCGTTCGTTGAGCTCGTAAGTGCCTATAATCTCAAGGTAAATTATCGGCCAGTCTTGCTGATCGACCTGTTCTCGGAGACCGGCGGGCTGCCGCTCGCCCAGCGCCATCCGGTTCGCCAGCGCTACCGGATGATCGAGCTGCAGCGCTGGCGCGACAAGCGCGGGCTGAATTTCCATCTGCAGCCGGCGAACTGGCCGTTCAATCCACGCCTGGCCGATGGCGTCGTGATCGCGGCGCTCGAAGTTGGCCTTGATCCCCAACCTTATCTGCAGAGGGCCTATCCCGCCGTCTGGGAGCTCCAGCTCAATCTCGCCGATCCTGCGACTCTGGTGAAACTCGCCGATGATGCCGGCCTGCCCGGCCAACAGCTCGTGGAGCGTGCCGGCACGGAGGCGATCAGCGCGGCCTATGAGCAGAATCGGCAGGATGCGCTGAGCGCCGATGTCTTCGGCTCGCCGGGCTATGTGCTCGACGGCGAAGTGTTCTGGGGGCAGGACCGGATCGAATTGCTCGAAGACGCGTTGAAGTCAGGCCGCAGGCCCTATAGCTCAAACGTTGAGGCATGA
- a CDS encoding secondary thiamine-phosphate synthase enzyme YjbQ → MTPSKVATRSTPSAVAATSIVSSRLTVETSRPGFTDITTEVAKFLREAHAGEGALTLFIRHTSASLTIQENADPTVLTDLMTALDRAAPEDGGWRHDTEGPDDMPAHIKTLLTGTSLQIPVLDGEMALGTWQGIYLIEHRARPHRREIVLQFIGATRA, encoded by the coding sequence ATGACCCCCTCAAAAGTGGCCACGCGTTCGACGCCATCTGCCGTCGCCGCGACAAGCATCGTCTCGTCGCGTCTGACGGTCGAGACGTCGCGCCCGGGCTTCACGGATATTACGACGGAGGTGGCCAAATTCCTGCGCGAGGCGCACGCCGGCGAGGGCGCGTTGACGCTGTTCATCCGTCACACCTCGGCGTCGCTGACGATCCAGGAGAACGCCGATCCCACCGTGCTGACCGATCTGATGACGGCGCTTGATCGCGCCGCACCCGAAGACGGCGGCTGGCGTCACGACACCGAAGGTCCCGACGACATGCCGGCGCACATCAAGACGTTGCTGACGGGTACCTCGCTGCAAATCCCCGTGCTCGATGGCGAGATGGCGCTCGGCACCTGGCAGGGTATCTATTTGATCGAGCACCGCGCGCGCCCGCACCGGCGCGAGATCGTCCTGCAGTTCATCGGCGCCACACGTGCATGA
- a CDS encoding MFS transporter: MAATAGGSARTGGMTAEERKVIFASSLGTVFEWYDFYIYGTLGAFLAKYFFSNVPPNVGFIFALLAFAAGFAVRPFGALIFGRLGDMIGRKYTFLVTMTLMGVGTFFIGLLPGYATWGIAAPIVLIALRLVQGLALGGEYGGAATYVAEHAPAGKRGYYTSWIQTTATLGLFLALLLILGIRSWMGEGPFGDWGWRVPFLLSGILLVVSIWIRLSLNESPVFQRMKEEGKTSRRPLTEAFGEWSNAKVAIFALLGATAGEAVVWYGGQFYALFFLTQTIKVPAVPAQIMIVVALALGTPGFVLFGWLSDKIGRKPIILAGFLLAALTYFPIFKAITHFANPKLEQALASSPVTVIADPNECSFQFKATGTEKFTTSCDVAKSALVNLSVNYNNEAAAAGTKAKIKIGDQVLAADSPDFAKTLPAAIKAHGYPASADPNEINYVMTTVLLWILVIYVTLVYAPIAAWLVELFPSRIRYSGMSLPYHIGNGWFGGFLPATAFAIAAATGNIYSGLWYPVGVALMSLVIGFLFLPETKDVDITKT; encoded by the coding sequence ATGGCTGCAACCGCGGGCGGAAGCGCCCGTACGGGTGGGATGACCGCCGAGGAAAGGAAGGTCATTTTCGCTTCCTCGCTCGGCACCGTATTTGAATGGTACGACTTCTACATCTACGGAACTCTCGGCGCGTTCCTGGCGAAATACTTCTTCTCGAACGTGCCTCCGAATGTCGGGTTCATCTTCGCGTTGCTCGCTTTCGCGGCGGGTTTCGCCGTTCGCCCGTTTGGTGCGCTGATTTTCGGCCGTCTCGGCGACATGATCGGCCGCAAGTACACGTTCCTCGTCACGATGACCCTTATGGGCGTCGGCACGTTCTTCATCGGCTTGCTCCCCGGCTACGCCACCTGGGGTATCGCGGCTCCGATCGTCCTGATTGCGCTTCGCCTCGTTCAGGGTCTCGCGCTCGGCGGTGAGTATGGCGGCGCGGCAACCTACGTTGCCGAACACGCTCCGGCGGGTAAGCGGGGCTACTATACGTCCTGGATCCAGACAACCGCGACCCTCGGTCTGTTCCTCGCGCTGTTGCTCATCCTAGGCATCCGCTCGTGGATGGGCGAAGGGCCGTTTGGCGATTGGGGCTGGCGCGTGCCGTTCCTGTTGTCCGGCATCCTGCTGGTCGTGTCGATCTGGATCCGGTTGAGCCTGAACGAGTCGCCGGTGTTCCAGCGCATGAAGGAGGAAGGCAAGACCTCGAGGCGACCGCTGACCGAGGCCTTCGGCGAATGGTCCAATGCCAAGGTCGCGATCTTCGCGCTGCTCGGCGCCACCGCTGGTGAAGCCGTGGTGTGGTACGGCGGACAGTTCTATGCGCTGTTCTTCCTGACCCAGACCATCAAGGTGCCTGCCGTTCCCGCGCAAATCATGATCGTGGTCGCGTTGGCGCTGGGCACGCCGGGCTTTGTTCTGTTCGGCTGGCTCTCCGACAAGATCGGCCGAAAGCCGATTATCCTGGCTGGCTTCCTGCTCGCGGCGCTGACCTACTTCCCGATCTTCAAGGCGATCACCCATTTCGCCAATCCGAAGCTGGAACAGGCCCTCGCCTCTTCGCCGGTGACGGTCATCGCCGATCCGAATGAATGCTCCTTCCAGTTCAAGGCAACCGGTACGGAAAAGTTCACGACCAGCTGCGACGTCGCCAAGTCGGCGTTGGTCAACCTCTCGGTGAATTACAACAATGAAGCTGCCGCGGCCGGCACCAAGGCAAAGATCAAGATCGGCGATCAAGTTCTCGCGGCGGACAGTCCCGACTTCGCCAAGACCCTGCCGGCGGCGATCAAGGCGCACGGCTATCCGGCTTCGGCGGATCCAAACGAGATCAACTACGTCATGACCACGGTTCTGCTCTGGATTCTCGTGATCTACGTGACATTGGTCTACGCGCCGATCGCAGCCTGGCTGGTCGAGCTGTTCCCGAGCCGTATCCGCTACAGCGGCATGTCGCTGCCGTACCACATTGGCAACGGCTGGTTCGGCGGCTTCCTGCCGGCCACTGCGTTCGCGATCGCGGCGGCGACCGGTAATATCTATTCCGGTCTCTGGTATCCGGTCGGCGTCGCTCTGATGAGCCTTGTGATCGGCTTCCTGTTCCTGCCCGAGACCAAGGACGTCGACATCACCAAGACCTGA
- a CDS encoding response regulator transcription factor, whose product MTAVANSHLVIADDHPLFRDALRQAVSSVVSSATISEAGSFEDLTALLERDSDVDLILLDLTMPGISGFSGLIYLRAQYPAIPVVIVSASDDAGTIRRSLDFGASGFIPKRFGVETLRDAIMKVMEGDVWVPPDTDLSAAGDPDMTRLRDRLVTLTPQQVRVLMMLSEGLLNKQIAYELGVSEATIKAHVSAILQKLGVESRTQAVIAAAKIAGGQWRQGTPTT is encoded by the coding sequence ATGACTGCTGTTGCCAATTCTCATCTTGTCATCGCCGACGACCATCCGCTGTTCCGCGATGCGTTGCGTCAGGCGGTGTCGAGTGTCGTGAGTTCGGCCACGATCAGCGAGGCCGGATCGTTCGAGGATCTGACCGCGCTCCTGGAGCGCGACTCCGACGTCGACCTGATCCTGCTCGATCTGACGATGCCGGGGATCAGCGGCTTCTCCGGCCTGATCTATCTGCGGGCGCAATATCCGGCGATCCCGGTGGTGATCGTTTCCGCCAGCGACGATGCCGGAACCATTCGCCGTTCGCTCGATTTCGGCGCCTCCGGTTTCATCCCCAAGCGCTTCGGCGTCGAGACGCTGCGTGACGCCATCATGAAGGTGATGGAGGGCGACGTCTGGGTTCCGCCGGACACTGACCTCTCCGCGGCCGGCGATCCCGACATGACGCGGCTGCGCGACCGCCTGGTGACGCTGACCCCGCAACAGGTGCGGGTGCTGATGATGTTGTCGGAGGGGTTGCTGAACAAGCAGATCGCCTACGAACTCGGGGTCTCCGAGGCGACCATCAAGGCGCACGTCTCGGCCATTCTGCAGAAGCTCGGCGTCGAAAGCCGGACGCAAGCCGTGATCGCCGCCGCCAAGATCGCCGGCGGCCAGTGGCGCCAGGGCACGCCGACGACGTAG
- a CDS encoding YncE family protein has product MISATRVAGLSLAAAILLGAGSFNCAHAKPLMIVGLDEKLLWDDDGKPVLSAPGKDQVLIVDLADPENPKIAASLPLKNSVVGPPVNVAIDPTGTVALVADSVDVVRQGDALKQVPDNKIYVIDLKATPPKLAATITGGKQPSGLSFSPDGKMALVANRGDNSISVLSVSGTDVKITDTIPMPDSVAHVAFAPDGKRALVARFPAHKISVLDITGDKVTYTKIDLPAGQWPYNVAVTPNSKIALTSDNGNAGASDGSVDTTSVIDLEAKPPRIIDRVVVGDGPEGLAVSPKGDLAVSVILRGSNMKNAFFHEKNGSVSVLKIDGKKVTKIRDIEVGGLPEAAAFTPDGKYILVGNYLNQDFSILKVDGTNVIDTGKRFQVPGHPASARMGPN; this is encoded by the coding sequence ATGATCTCTGCAACTCGTGTCGCCGGATTGTCTCTGGCTGCGGCAATCCTTCTCGGTGCCGGCTCTTTCAACTGCGCTCACGCCAAACCGCTGATGATCGTCGGCCTCGACGAGAAGCTGTTGTGGGACGACGACGGCAAGCCGGTGCTGTCAGCGCCCGGCAAGGATCAAGTGCTGATCGTCGATCTCGCCGATCCCGAGAACCCGAAGATTGCGGCTTCTCTCCCATTGAAGAACTCGGTGGTCGGCCCCCCGGTCAACGTCGCTATCGATCCGACCGGGACAGTGGCGCTGGTCGCGGACTCGGTCGACGTAGTGAGGCAAGGCGACGCTCTGAAGCAGGTGCCGGACAACAAGATCTATGTGATCGATCTCAAGGCGACTCCGCCCAAGCTGGCAGCGACCATTACCGGCGGAAAGCAGCCATCGGGGTTGAGCTTCAGTCCCGATGGCAAGATGGCATTGGTTGCCAACCGCGGGGACAATTCGATCAGCGTACTTTCGGTCAGCGGCACTGACGTCAAGATCACCGACACGATACCGATGCCTGACAGTGTCGCGCATGTCGCGTTCGCGCCAGACGGCAAGCGCGCGCTGGTCGCGCGTTTTCCCGCGCACAAGATATCGGTGCTCGATATCACCGGCGACAAAGTCACCTACACCAAGATAGACCTGCCGGCCGGCCAATGGCCTTACAACGTCGCAGTGACCCCGAACAGCAAGATCGCGTTGACCTCGGACAATGGCAACGCAGGCGCGTCGGACGGTAGCGTCGACACGACCAGCGTCATCGATCTCGAAGCGAAGCCGCCGCGCATCATCGATCGCGTGGTGGTCGGCGATGGACCGGAGGGGCTTGCCGTCAGCCCGAAGGGGGATCTCGCAGTCTCGGTGATCCTGCGCGGCTCGAACATGAAGAATGCGTTCTTCCATGAGAAGAACGGCAGCGTCTCGGTCCTGAAGATCGACGGCAAGAAAGTGACCAAGATCCGAGATATCGAAGTCGGCGGACTGCCTGAGGCTGCGGCCTTCACGCCCGACGGAAAATACATCCTGGTCGGGAACTACCTCAACCAGGACTTCTCAATCCTCAAGGTCGACGGAACAAACGTCATCGACACAGGCAAGCGCTTTCAAGTGCCAGGGCACCCGGCGTCGGCCAGAATGGGACCGAACTGA